A DNA window from Vigna unguiculata cultivar IT97K-499-35 chromosome 10, ASM411807v1, whole genome shotgun sequence contains the following coding sequences:
- the LOC114166197 gene encoding uncharacterized protein LOC114166197 has protein sequence MDWFSWLSKTSLEPTLVYEYGLTFAHNELEEEDMIYFNHEFLMSMGISIAKHRLEILKLARKVKGKRAPPRPVARLMVAIKRTKRCLANYFRTFISCEEESSALVVVPSSRTRPYGTRWKSHVMKRNNKNKKLMVAKQERLLLTNGSPNTLLHHGLDAFTSPMVYHFNKEEKMEDDDDDHGGYWSSAAAEEIRWDTMFQDLKPN, from the coding sequence ATGGATTGGTTCTCATGGCTCTCAAAAACAAGCCTTGAGCCAACCCTAGTGTATGAGTATGGTCTTACTTTTGCACACAATGAGCTTGAAGAAGAAGACATGATATACTTCAACCATGAGTTTCTGATGAGCATGGGAATCTCCATAGCCAAACACAGGCTAGAGATTCTGAAGCTGGCGAGGAAAGTGAAGGGAAAGAGGGCACCACCGCGTCCTGTGGCGAGGCTCATGGTGGCGATCAAGAGGACGAAGAGGTGTTTGGCCAATTACTTTCGCACCTTCATCAGCTGTGAGGAAGAGTCTTCGGCACTTGTTGTGGTGCCATCATCGAGAACAAGGCCTTATGGGACAAGATGGAAGAGCCATGTGATGAAGaggaataacaaaaacaaaaagttgaTGGTGGCTAAGCAAGAGAGGCTCTTGCTCACAAATGGAAGTCCTAACACTTTGCTGCATCATGGCCTTGATGCTTTTACCAGTCCCATGGTTTACCATTTCAACAAGGAGGAAAAGatggaagatgatgatgatgatcatgGTGGATACTGGTCTTCAGCTGCTGCAGAAGAAATCAGGTGGGATACCATGTTCCAGGATCTAAAGccaaattga